The Cygnus olor isolate bCygOlo1 chromosome 18, bCygOlo1.pri.v2, whole genome shotgun sequence genome includes a window with the following:
- the ARHGAP44 gene encoding LOW QUALITY PROTEIN: rho GTPase-activating protein 44 (The sequence of the model RefSeq protein was modified relative to this genomic sequence to represent the inferred CDS: inserted 1 base in 1 codon), whose protein sequence is MEEAANRVEICRDQLSADMYSFVAXEIDYANYFQTLIEVQAEYHRKSLALLQNVLPQIKAQQEAWMEKPSFGKPLEEHLAVSGREIAFPVEACVTMLLECGMQEEGLFRVAPSASKLKKLKAALDCCVLDVQEYSADPHAIAGALKSYLRELPEPLMTFELYEEWIQASNIPEQEKRLQALWSACEKLPKANYNNIRYLIKFLAKLTEYQDMNKMTPSNVAIVLGPNLLWPQAEGNITEMMTTVSLQIVGIIEPLIQHADWFFPGDIEFNVTGNYGSPMHVNHNANYSSMPSPDMDHADRKQHDQARRPLSVATDNMMLEFYKKDGLRKIQSMGVRVMDTSWVARRGTSGGRKASATPPATQPPAPPTELPGTPHSPIPEQAPDISATPSPPPTSFGFPPAAERASTGDAPPAWSDCCYSPPRPEDKRGPPAPGPQPRPLPWAQPAPGLGPAPLRLWAGCSRSLPPPRRSSSSPRPLLAPHARPKPCSLPVPTQRSPAPWHCPLPVAAPLLLPSPRPRALPSAPGGGRTPAGASLASTLKPKELSPVSGPQKGSGQQAAAAPPSPAEQSPRSLRKASKKLAPIPPKAPSGGTSEPPAGQPSPASLSPTPPSTPAPYGLAYPQGYCLASGQLSPAAAPSPSPPPPPLPPLGGSVTKSRPVPKPRQRPSLPPPQPPTASASGSSPQPAEPPLLDAVAPGESVPTGLVHFEIPSIHLGVDAALRRDPPDAAQRLSVKAPPEEEEDSESTAL, encoded by the exons atggaggaggcGGCAAACCGAGTGGAGATTTGCAGG GACCAGCTCTCGGCTGACATGTACAGCTTCGTGG AAGAAATCGACTATGCAAACTACTTCCAGACG CTGATCGAGGTGCAGGCCGAGTACCACAGGAAGTCGCTGGCGCTTCTGCAGAACGTGCTGCCTCAGATAAAAGCCCAGCAGG AAGCGTGGATGGAGAAGCCGTCCTTCGGGAAGCCGCTGGAGGAGCACCTGGCCGTCAGCGGGCGGGAGATCGCCTTCCCCGTGGAGGCCTGCGTGACCATGCTGCTGGAGTGCGGcatgcaggaggag GGTCTGTTCCGCGTGGCTCCCTCTGCCTCCaagctgaagaagctgaaggCCGCCCTGGATTGCTGCGTGCTGGACGTGCAGGAGTACTCGGCCGACCCGCACGCCATCGCAG GAGCGCTCAAGTCCTACCTGCGCGAGCTGCCGGAGCCGCTGATGACGTTTGAGCTGTACGAGGAGTGGATCCAGGCCTCCAA CATCCCGGAGCAGGAGAAGCGGCTGCAGGCCCTGTGGAGCGCCTGCGAGAAGCTGCCCAAGGCCAACTACAACAACATCAG GTACCTGATTAAATTCCTGGCCAAGCTGACTGAGTACCAGGACATGAACAAAATGACGCCGAGCAACGTGGCCATCGTGCTGGGTCCCAATCTCCTCTGGCCGCAGGCAGAAGG GAACATCACAGAGATGATGACGACCGTCTCCCTGCAGATCGTGGGCATCATCGAGCCGCTCATCCAGCACGCGGACTGGTTCTTCCCCGGAG ACATTGAGTTCAACGTCACGGGGAACTACGGCAGCCCCATGCACGTGAACCACAACGCCAACTACAGCTCCATGCCCTCCCCGGACATGGACCACGCCGACCGCAAGCAGCACGACCAGGCGCGGCGGCCGCTCAGCGTGGCCACGGACAACATGATGCTGGAGTTTTACAAGAAGGATGG CCTTAGGAAAATCCAAAG CATGGGCGTCAGGGTGATGGACACCTCGTGGGTGGCCCGCAGAGGCACCTCGGGGGGGCGCAAGGCGTCCGCCACCCCCCCTGCCACGCAGCCCCCCGCGCCGCCCACCGAGCTGCCTGGCACGCCGCACTCGCCCATCCCCGAGCAAGCGCCCGATATTTCGGCGaccccctctcctcctcccaccagcTTCGGCTTCCCACCTGCAGCCGAGCGGGCAAG CACGGGTGATGCGCCGCCTGCCTGGTCGGATTGCTGCTacagccccccccgccccgaggaCAAGCGGGGTCCCCCGGCCCCCGGTCCCCAACCCcgtcccctgccctgggcacagCCCGCCCCGGGGCTCGGCCCCGCACCCCTGCGCCTCTGGGCGGGCTGCAGCCGCAGCCTGCCTCCCCCCCGccgctcctcttcctcccctcgcCCTCTGCTCGCCCCCCACGCTCGCCccaagccctgctccctgccggTCCCCACGCAGCGCTCCCCGGCCCCGTGGCACTGCCCGCTCCCCGTCGctgcccccctgctcctgcccagcccccggccccgagcGCTGCCCTCTGCCCCCGGGGGCGGCCGCACGCCTGCGGGAGCCAGCCTGGCCAG cacttTAAAACCCAAGGAGCTCTCCCCCGTCTCCGGGCCGCAGAAGGGCAGCGGGCAGCAGGCAGCGGCCGCGCCGCCGTCCCCCGCCGAGCAGAGCCCGCGCAGCCTGCGCAAAG CCTCCAAGAAGCTGGCGCCCATCCCGCCCAAGGCGCCCTCGGGGGGCACGTCGGAGCCGCCGGCGGGCCAGCCGTCCCCCGCCAGCCTGTCCCCCACCCCACCGAGCACCCCCGCGCCCTATGGACTCGCTTACCCGCAAGGCTACTGCCTGGCCTCAGGTCAGCTGTCCCCAGCCGCCGCACCTTCCccgtctcctcctcctcctcctcttcctcccctggGCGGCTCTGTAACCAAATCTCGACCCGTCCCCAAGCCGAGGCAGAGGCCCTcgctgccgccgccgcagccccccaCGGCCAGCGCGTCCGGCTCTAGCCCCCAGCCCGCGGAGCCCCCCCTGCTCGACGCCGTGGCCCCCGGGGAGAGCGTGCCCACAG